From the genome of Mesorhizobium japonicum MAFF 303099, one region includes:
- a CDS encoding DUF1272 domain-containing protein translates to MLELRPNCECCDKDLPPEATDALICTFECTFCADCVENVLDGVCPNCGGNFSARPIRPAAKLNKYPASTKRVLKAEGCGPRKAA, encoded by the coding sequence ATGCTTGAGCTGCGCCCAAATTGCGAGTGTTGCGACAAGGACCTGCCGCCGGAGGCGACGGATGCGCTGATCTGCACCTTCGAATGCACCTTCTGCGCCGATTGCGTGGAAAACGTGCTGGACGGCGTCTGTCCCAATTGCGGCGGCAATTTTTCGGCCCGGCCGATCCGCCCGGCAGCGAAGCTGAACAAATACCCGGCGTCGACCAAGCGCGTCCTCAAGGCCGAGGGCTGCGGCCCGCGCAAGGCCGCGTGA
- a CDS encoding glutathione S-transferase family protein, translating to MADLSAFPITTRWPAKYPDQIQLYSATTPNGVKISIALEEVGLPYEPHLVNISKDESWTPEFLSLNPNGKIPAIIDPNGPDGKPIGLFESGAILLYLADKTGLLVPADAARRYETIQWVFFQMASVGPMFGQVGFFHKFAGREIADKRPLERYRDESRRLIGVLDGRLKGRKWIMGNDYTIADISLLGWVRNLIGFYEARELVGFDDFANVAAWLERGLARPAVQKGLTIPAKG from the coding sequence ATGGCCGACCTGTCCGCCTTTCCGATCACAACCCGCTGGCCGGCCAAATATCCCGACCAGATCCAGCTCTATTCGGCAACGACGCCCAACGGCGTGAAGATATCGATCGCGCTGGAAGAGGTCGGCCTGCCCTATGAGCCGCATCTGGTCAACATCAGCAAGGACGAAAGCTGGACGCCGGAATTCCTGTCGCTCAATCCCAATGGCAAGATTCCGGCGATCATCGATCCCAACGGCCCGGACGGCAAGCCGATCGGCCTTTTCGAATCCGGCGCCATCCTGCTCTATCTCGCCGACAAGACCGGCTTGCTCGTCCCGGCGGACGCAGCGCGGCGCTACGAGACGATCCAGTGGGTCTTCTTCCAGATGGCTTCCGTCGGGCCGATGTTCGGCCAGGTCGGGTTCTTCCACAAATTCGCCGGCCGCGAGATCGCCGACAAGCGCCCGCTGGAGCGCTACCGCGACGAATCGCGGCGGCTGATCGGCGTGCTCGACGGCCGATTGAAGGGTCGCAAATGGATCATGGGCAACGACTACACCATCGCCGACATCTCGCTGCTCGGCTGGGTGCGCAATTTGATCGGCTTCTATGAAGCGCGCGAGCTCGTCGGTTTCGATGATTTCGCCAATGTAGCGGCATGGCTGGAGCGCGGCCTGGCGCGACCGGCGGTGCAAAAGGGCCTGACCATTCCGGCCAAGGGCTAA
- a CDS encoding beta-ketoacyl-[acyl-carrier-protein] synthase family protein: MLKRVVITGIGGLCGLGVDAQSIWAEMRAGRSAIGPIDNPFLHDLKVKTGCEIKALPDHGIERKQLVSMDRFSLLAVIAAKEAMRQSGLAPHADNTYRMGTIVGVGVCGFETVEENYRAILVEGKNRAGIFTVPRVMPGAAAGQVSMHLGLRGPVFGVTSACSSANHAIASAADQIRLGRADVMVAGGTEAPLVWGVLKGWEALRVLSPDTCRPFSADRQGLVLGEGAGMAVLESYDHAVARGATILAEIAGAGLSADASDIVAPTIEGPEAAMRFCLVDAGLNPEDIDYLNAHGTGTKANDQIETNAIKRVFGDYARSLSISSTKSMHAHCLGASGGLEMIACVMAIREGVVPPTANYREPDPDCDLDVTPNVARERKVRVAISNGFAFGGTNAVLAFKAI, translated from the coding sequence ATGCTGAAACGCGTCGTCATTACCGGCATTGGCGGGCTGTGCGGACTAGGCGTCGATGCGCAGTCGATCTGGGCCGAAATGCGGGCCGGCCGTTCAGCCATAGGCCCGATCGACAATCCCTTCCTGCATGATTTGAAGGTCAAGACCGGCTGCGAGATCAAGGCGCTGCCCGATCATGGCATCGAGCGCAAGCAGCTGGTGTCGATGGACCGTTTCAGCCTGCTGGCGGTGATCGCTGCTAAAGAGGCCATGCGGCAGTCCGGCCTGGCCCCGCATGCCGACAACACCTATCGCATGGGAACCATCGTCGGCGTCGGCGTCTGCGGCTTCGAGACCGTCGAGGAGAACTATCGCGCCATTCTGGTCGAGGGCAAGAATCGCGCCGGCATCTTCACCGTGCCCAGGGTCATGCCGGGCGCCGCCGCCGGTCAGGTCAGCATGCATCTTGGCCTGCGCGGACCGGTCTTCGGCGTCACGTCGGCCTGCTCGTCGGCCAACCACGCCATCGCCTCGGCGGCCGACCAGATCAGGCTCGGCCGCGCCGACGTCATGGTTGCCGGCGGCACCGAAGCGCCACTGGTCTGGGGCGTGCTCAAGGGCTGGGAGGCATTGCGCGTGCTGTCACCCGACACCTGCCGGCCGTTCTCGGCCGACCGCCAGGGCCTCGTGCTCGGCGAAGGTGCTGGCATGGCGGTTCTGGAAAGCTACGACCACGCCGTGGCGCGTGGCGCCACCATCCTCGCCGAAATCGCCGGCGCCGGCCTTTCGGCCGATGCCTCCGACATCGTCGCCCCGACCATCGAGGGACCGGAAGCGGCGATGCGCTTCTGTCTCGTCGATGCCGGGCTCAATCCCGAGGACATCGATTATCTCAACGCGCATGGTACCGGCACCAAGGCCAACGACCAGATCGAGACCAACGCGATCAAGCGCGTCTTCGGCGATTACGCGCGGTCGCTGTCCATCTCCTCGACCAAGTCGATGCATGCCCATTGCCTGGGCGCGTCGGGCGGGCTGGAGATGATCGCCTGCGTCATGGCGATCCGCGAAGGCGTCGTGCCGCCGACCGCGAATTACCGCGAACCCGATCCCGATTGCGATCTCGACGTGACGCCCAATGTCGCGCGCGAGCGCAAGGTGCGCGTCGCGATCAGCAACGGTTTTGCTTTCGGCGGCACCAACGCAGTGCTGGCATTCAAGGCCATCTAA
- a CDS encoding LacI family DNA-binding transcriptional regulator, whose product MSETTDPTIETARRRKAPAKPKGRVTMTDIARAAGCSQATVSFVLNNSPGIKLSQQTRERVIEAARALGYSAPAFSALRKPVAAFDGLDGVIGFAVDQLATSPEAVVAIEGARQASWNAGNVLLVAQTMGDAVMEPRAIQALTRRGISALIYMTIFTREITAPDYLYSLDIPVILLNCYTADYAFPAVVPSEIAGGQSSTRHLISHGHRRIATITGEPWMQAAQDRLKGYRRALATADIPFDPDLVVEGDWSASAGYAATVKLLALKDRPTAIFCQNDRTAIGCYEALKEAGLHIPQDISVVGYDDEEIARHLFPPLTTSILPHMAMGQWAIEQLEAPTAPGQGRYPITKLECPLVERESVRGVVGG is encoded by the coding sequence ATGAGCGAGACGACGGATCCGACCATCGAGACGGCAAGGCGCCGCAAGGCGCCGGCCAAGCCCAAGGGGCGGGTCACCATGACCGATATCGCCCGGGCCGCCGGCTGCTCACAGGCGACGGTTTCCTTCGTGCTCAACAATTCGCCAGGGATCAAGCTGTCGCAGCAGACCCGGGAGCGGGTGATCGAGGCCGCACGGGCGCTGGGCTACAGCGCGCCCGCCTTCTCGGCGCTGCGCAAGCCGGTTGCCGCCTTCGACGGGCTGGACGGGGTGATCGGCTTTGCCGTCGACCAGCTGGCGACCAGCCCGGAAGCGGTGGTGGCGATCGAAGGCGCGCGCCAGGCCTCGTGGAATGCCGGCAACGTTCTCCTGGTGGCGCAGACCATGGGCGACGCCGTGATGGAGCCACGCGCCATCCAGGCGCTGACAAGACGGGGCATTTCGGCGCTGATCTACATGACCATCTTCACCCGCGAAATCACCGCGCCCGACTATCTCTACAGCCTCGACATCCCGGTGATCCTGCTCAATTGCTACACGGCCGACTATGCCTTCCCCGCCGTGGTGCCGTCCGAGATCGCCGGCGGCCAGAGCTCGACAAGGCACCTGATCAGCCACGGCCACCGCCGCATCGCCACCATCACCGGCGAGCCGTGGATGCAGGCCGCACAGGACCGGCTGAAAGGCTATCGCCGCGCGCTCGCCACCGCCGATATCCCCTTCGACCCGGACCTGGTGGTCGAGGGCGACTGGTCGGCCAGTGCCGGCTATGCCGCGACGGTGAAGCTGCTTGCGCTCAAAGACCGCCCGACCGCCATCTTCTGCCAGAACGACCGCACCGCGATCGGCTGCTACGAGGCGCTGAAGGAAGCCGGCCTGCACATTCCGCAAGACATTTCCGTGGTCGGCTACGACGACGAGGAAATCGCCCGACATTTGTTCCCGCCGCTGACCACCTCCATCCTGCCGCACATGGCGATGGGCCAATGGGCGATCGAACAGCTCGAAGCGCCGACGGCGCCCGGACAGGGGCGCTATCCCATCACCAAGCTGGAGTGCCCGCTGGTGGAGCGGGAGAGTGTGAGGGGGGTGGTGGGAGGCTGA
- a CDS encoding acyl carrier protein, with amino-acid sequence MADQLATDIIEKIKAHAEPGGEEITTSTELTSLGIHSLELTEIIFDLEEQYGIEIEMNTVDAWSNLKNVGDMVEAVRALIAKKA; translated from the coding sequence ATGGCTGACCAGCTGGCAACGGACATCATCGAAAAGATCAAGGCCCATGCCGAGCCGGGCGGTGAAGAAATCACCACCAGCACCGAATTGACGTCGCTCGGCATCCATTCGCTGGAGCTGACGGAGATCATCTTCGACCTCGAGGAGCAGTATGGCATCGAGATCGAGATGAACACGGTCGATGCCTGGAGCAATCTGAAAAATGTTGGCGACATGGTCGAGGCCGTTCGCGCGCTGATCGCGAAAAAAGCCTGA
- a CDS encoding HupE/UreJ family protein, translating into MIPAKRLCLAAILLMAAAMPAYAHVGIGTTSSFTAGFMHPLSGPDHMTVMLAVGLWAALKRGKAIWAWPAAFIGVMLGGAALGMAHVPVPFVEPGILASVVALGLLVALAVDLPVSAGVAIIGLFALFHGHAHGTEAPENAGGLEYMAGFAVATVLLHAVGIAAGMGLGVRFRGLARVAGAACAAIGVGLAFSVV; encoded by the coding sequence ATGATCCCTGCCAAACGCCTGTGCCTCGCGGCGATCCTGCTCATGGCTGCGGCCATGCCGGCCTATGCCCATGTCGGCATCGGCACGACCTCTTCCTTCACGGCCGGCTTCATGCATCCCTTGTCCGGCCCCGACCATATGACCGTGATGCTCGCCGTCGGCCTGTGGGCGGCCCTCAAGCGCGGCAAGGCAATTTGGGCGTGGCCGGCCGCCTTTATCGGCGTCATGCTTGGCGGCGCGGCCCTGGGCATGGCGCATGTGCCGGTGCCCTTCGTCGAGCCGGGCATACTGGCCTCCGTCGTGGCGCTTGGCCTGCTGGTGGCGCTGGCGGTCGACCTCCCGGTCTCGGCCGGCGTCGCCATTATCGGCCTGTTCGCGCTGTTCCACGGGCACGCACACGGCACCGAGGCGCCGGAAAATGCCGGCGGGCTCGAATACATGGCCGGCTTTGCCGTCGCCACCGTGCTGCTCCATGCCGTCGGCATCGCCGCGGGCATGGGCCTTGGCGTGAGGTTCCGTGGTCTGGCCCGTGTCGCCGGTGCTGCCTGCGCGGCGATCGGCGTCGGTCTTGCCTTCAGCGTTGTGTGA
- a CDS encoding urease subunit beta, giving the protein MIPGEIIPVQGDIELNKGLPTVTLKVANSGDRPIQVGSHYHFFETNEGLKFDREQTRGMRLDIAAGTAMRFEPGQERDVTLVPLGGKREVYGFQQKVMGKL; this is encoded by the coding sequence ATGATCCCCGGCGAAATCATCCCCGTCCAAGGCGACATCGAGCTCAACAAGGGCCTGCCGACCGTCACCCTGAAAGTCGCCAACAGCGGCGACCGGCCGATCCAGGTCGGCAGCCACTACCATTTCTTCGAAACCAATGAGGGACTGAAGTTCGACCGCGAACAGACCCGCGGCATGCGCCTCGACATCGCCGCCGGCACCGCCATGCGCTTCGAGCCGGGACAGGAACGCGACGTCACGCTGGTGCCGCTCGGCGGCAAGCGCGAGGTCTACGGATTCCAGCAGAAGGTGATGGGCAAGCTGTGA
- a CDS encoding urease accessory protein UreD, with product MDTIEYTEFSPPLAQRAAGLAQLGCASADGRTRLRRLYQDGSAKIRLPAVLADPLEAVLINTAGGLTGGDRIGWDVDVGTEASASITTQACEKVYRAASDQAEVRVKLTVGENGRIAWLPQETIVFDRAAFARTLDVELAAGAEALVLEATVFGRLAMGERASQGTFRDRWRVRQDGFLIHAEDFRIGPDITGALARPAAAGGVIAVATLLLVSPRAEALLDPVREIVGHQGGASVWSVKASGKLLARLYAGDGYQLRQRLVPLVGLLNGRAGLPKLWSL from the coding sequence GTGGATACGATCGAATATACCGAGTTTTCGCCCCCTTTGGCCCAGCGCGCCGCGGGTCTGGCCCAGCTGGGCTGCGCCAGCGCGGACGGGCGCACGCGGCTGCGGCGCCTTTATCAGGACGGTTCCGCCAAGATAAGGCTGCCGGCCGTTTTGGCCGACCCGCTGGAGGCAGTGCTGATCAACACCGCCGGCGGACTGACCGGCGGCGACCGCATCGGTTGGGATGTGGATGTCGGCACAGAAGCCTCGGCATCGATAACGACCCAGGCCTGCGAGAAGGTCTACCGCGCCGCATCCGACCAGGCCGAGGTGCGGGTCAAGCTGACGGTCGGCGAGAACGGCCGCATCGCCTGGCTGCCGCAGGAGACCATCGTCTTCGACCGGGCGGCCTTTGCCCGCACATTGGATGTCGAGCTTGCCGCGGGGGCCGAGGCGCTGGTGCTGGAGGCCACCGTCTTCGGCCGCCTGGCCATGGGCGAACGCGCGTCGCAAGGCACTTTCCGTGACCGCTGGCGGGTTCGCCAGGACGGTTTCCTCATCCATGCCGAGGATTTCCGTATCGGACCCGATATCACTGGTGCCCTGGCACGCCCCGCGGCTGCCGGCGGCGTGATCGCCGTGGCGACGCTGCTGCTGGTGTCGCCGCGGGCCGAGGCTCTGCTCGACCCGGTCCGGGAAATCGTCGGCCACCAGGGCGGCGCCAGCGTCTGGAGCGTGAAGGCATCTGGCAAGCTTCTTGCGAGGCTTTACGCCGGGGACGGCTACCAACTGCGCCAGCGGCTGGTTCCGCTCGTCGGACTGCTCAACGGAAGGGCGGGGCTGCCCAAATTATGGTCACTGTGA
- a CDS encoding methyl-accepting chemotaxis protein produces MTNIGAGGAAPSLIKASLSRTGKWAGSVAFISGAVGDVLNPLAPFAAYIALVAAIAAAIIAIAIVLRLVLAAKALPALLFATSAAAVAGGVYAVQQETNSQNGVIAGLVPAIARLQQSMGIVSEKVAKIEQTVTQTQKTVEEVKKSTDTVAQKTDQIASTQQQQTQQGAQTQKTVEAVKQTTDTLAAGQQQQQVQAEKLQATTEQIAASIDTIAKGFAQLAAQGGAIAEPKRPDEFYHNARVYELSGDMLNARRSYLAFAGFDVDAIDPYTRFATLLRVQDGKAGAREVFGQLADKGKALSIKLVHILQFEDAQRLDKLNTFITANPDYAPAYFLKAQEFSEDRLGSQTLADKRNEAQALTKFVSYEKDGGLLKYFVDQTQLADWLDRSRSRLAALGDVLDPARFAPSLTPMRSNQGWSMTISLPEPATAIYWRLGDSGPFTDTGFLAMKDQTTGKPMANPSFELPDSTAATTIAIKYLDIRGRETGPFDIRFDPDAALQQGDKQILDQFWTSWIAFDSGGNHGLVYFTQMLSYRCAIKEVRYSLNGAALDKSLEIPPCDKKDPYAIPYDAKGYFKVADSVKSMSVQVTYTDGTKSPVREYKRQ; encoded by the coding sequence ATGACGAACATCGGGGCCGGGGGCGCAGCGCCCTCGCTTATCAAGGCATCGCTCAGCCGTACCGGCAAATGGGCCGGCAGCGTCGCTTTCATCAGCGGCGCGGTTGGCGACGTGCTCAATCCGCTGGCGCCGTTCGCCGCCTATATCGCGCTGGTCGCGGCAATCGCGGCGGCCATCATCGCCATCGCCATTGTGCTGCGGCTCGTGCTGGCGGCCAAGGCGCTGCCGGCGCTGTTGTTCGCCACCAGTGCTGCGGCGGTCGCCGGCGGCGTCTATGCCGTGCAGCAGGAGACCAATTCGCAGAACGGCGTCATCGCCGGCCTGGTGCCGGCGATCGCACGGCTGCAGCAGTCGATGGGCATCGTCTCCGAAAAGGTGGCCAAGATCGAGCAGACGGTGACGCAAACGCAAAAGACCGTCGAAGAGGTCAAGAAATCGACCGACACGGTGGCGCAGAAGACCGACCAGATCGCGTCCACCCAGCAGCAGCAGACGCAGCAGGGCGCGCAGACGCAAAAGACCGTCGAGGCGGTCAAGCAGACGACCGATACGCTCGCCGCCGGCCAGCAACAGCAGCAGGTCCAGGCGGAAAAGCTGCAGGCGACGACCGAGCAGATCGCCGCCTCGATCGACACCATCGCCAAGGGGTTTGCGCAGCTCGCGGCGCAAGGCGGGGCGATCGCCGAACCGAAGCGGCCGGACGAGTTCTACCACAATGCCCGCGTCTACGAATTGTCGGGCGACATGCTCAACGCAAGGCGCTCCTACCTCGCCTTTGCCGGCTTCGATGTCGATGCCATCGACCCCTATACGCGCTTTGCCACGCTGCTTCGGGTGCAGGACGGCAAGGCCGGCGCCCGCGAAGTGTTCGGGCAGCTCGCCGACAAGGGCAAGGCGCTGTCGATCAAGCTGGTGCATATATTGCAGTTCGAGGACGCGCAGCGGCTCGACAAGCTCAACACCTTCATCACGGCCAATCCCGACTATGCGCCGGCCTATTTCCTCAAGGCGCAGGAGTTTTCGGAAGACCGCCTCGGCAGCCAGACGCTGGCCGACAAGCGCAATGAAGCCCAGGCGCTGACCAAGTTCGTGTCCTACGAAAAGGATGGCGGACTGCTCAAATATTTCGTCGACCAGACGCAGTTGGCCGACTGGCTGGACCGCAGCCGCAGCCGGCTGGCCGCCCTTGGCGACGTGCTCGACCCCGCGCGCTTCGCGCCGTCGCTGACGCCGATGCGCTCCAACCAGGGCTGGTCGATGACCATTTCGCTGCCCGAGCCGGCGACCGCGATCTACTGGCGTCTCGGCGACAGCGGCCCGTTCACCGACACCGGCTTCCTGGCGATGAAGGACCAGACCACCGGCAAGCCGATGGCCAATCCGAGCTTCGAATTGCCCGACAGCACGGCGGCGACCACGATCGCGATAAAATATCTCGACATCAGAGGCCGCGAGACCGGCCCGTTCGACATACGCTTCGATCCGGACGCCGCGCTGCAGCAAGGTGACAAGCAGATCCTCGACCAGTTCTGGACGTCATGGATCGCCTTCGATTCCGGCGGCAATCACGGCCTGGTCTATTTCACCCAGATGCTGTCCTACCGCTGCGCCATCAAGGAGGTGCGTTACAGCCTGAACGGTGCCGCGCTCGACAAGTCGCTCGAGATACCGCCTTGCGACAAGAAGGATCCTTACGCCATCCCCTACGACGCCAAGGGCTATTTCAAGGTCGCCGACAGCGTGAAATCGATGTCGGTGCAGGTGACCTATACGGACGGGACGAAATCCCCGGTGCGGGAATACAAGCGGCAGTAG
- a CDS encoding urease subunit gamma has product MNLTPREKDKLLIAMAAIVARKRLERGVKLNHPEAIALITDFVVEGARDGRPVAELMEAGAHVVTRAQVMQGIAEMIHDVQVEATFPDGTKLVTVHAPIR; this is encoded by the coding sequence ATGAACCTGACCCCGAGGGAAAAAGACAAGCTGCTGATCGCCATGGCGGCGATCGTGGCACGCAAGCGGCTGGAGCGCGGCGTCAAGCTGAACCATCCGGAAGCGATCGCACTGATCACCGATTTCGTCGTCGAAGGCGCCCGCGATGGCCGCCCGGTCGCCGAACTGATGGAGGCCGGCGCTCATGTCGTCACCCGCGCGCAGGTGATGCAAGGCATCGCCGAGATGATCCATGACGTGCAAGTGGAAGCGACCTTCCCCGACGGCACCAAGCTGGTGACCGTGCACGCGCCCATCAGGTGA
- a CDS encoding nucleoside triphosphate hydrolase, whose protein sequence is MSEIAHLAATIFKRAGKAKRFIVAIAGPPGSGKSTLSAGLHDLLPEGAVEVVPMDGFHYDDIVLNARGLRARKGAPETFDFAGFETLMKRIRAGEPDIAIPVFDRSMELSRAAAAIVRTETKFILVEGNYLLLDEEPWSRLSPLFDFSIFVDVPRNELERRLMERWHGHGRSDEEARAWIASNDMPNIERVLARRRAADLIIG, encoded by the coding sequence ATGTCCGAAATCGCCCACCTCGCCGCCACCATCTTCAAGCGCGCCGGCAAGGCGAAACGCTTCATCGTCGCCATTGCCGGGCCGCCAGGCTCCGGCAAGTCGACGCTGTCGGCCGGCCTGCATGACCTTTTGCCGGAAGGGGCGGTGGAAGTCGTGCCGATGGACGGCTTCCACTATGACGACATCGTGCTCAACGCGCGCGGTCTGCGGGCGCGCAAGGGCGCACCGGAGACCTTCGACTTTGCCGGCTTCGAGACCCTGATGAAGCGCATCCGGGCCGGTGAACCCGACATCGCCATTCCCGTCTTCGATCGCAGCATGGAACTGTCGCGCGCCGCCGCGGCGATCGTCCGCACCGAGACGAAGTTCATCCTGGTCGAAGGCAATTACCTGCTGCTCGACGAGGAGCCATGGTCGCGGCTGTCGCCGCTGTTCGATTTCTCGATCTTCGTCGACGTGCCGCGCAATGAGCTCGAGCGCCGCCTGATGGAGCGGTGGCATGGCCATGGCCGTTCGGACGAGGAGGCGCGCGCCTGGATCGCCTCCAACGACATGCCCAACATCGAACGCGTGCTGGCCCGGCGCCGGGCCGCCGACCTGATCATTGGTTAA
- a CDS encoding D-alanyl-D-alanine carboxypeptidase family protein translates to MSKLRPFPLLQRVLVALGLLLMVAGCSTATPPDQVLTVPAPPQKYAAIVVDVKTGKQMFEVNSTAQRYPASLTKMMTLYLLFEAMESGRVTKETQIPVSDHAASQPPTKMRFRRGETIDVDSAIRAIVVKSANDVAVAVGEYLGGSEDRFAAMMTSKARSLGMTSTTFRNASGLPDDGQMTTARDMAVLGMALRQRFPQHFHYFSESDFMFRGRLVRGHNDMLGRVRGVDGIKTGYIRASGFNIVTSYNADGRQLIVVVMGADSARQRNDHVEALIQRSLSPTTADSKTRLMFAEQQ, encoded by the coding sequence TTGTCCAAATTGCGTCCTTTCCCGCTCCTCCAGAGAGTTCTCGTCGCCCTTGGCCTGTTGCTGATGGTGGCCGGCTGCTCGACCGCGACGCCGCCTGACCAGGTGCTGACTGTCCCCGCACCGCCGCAGAAATATGCCGCCATCGTCGTCGACGTCAAAACCGGCAAGCAGATGTTCGAGGTCAACTCTACGGCGCAGCGCTATCCGGCCTCGCTGACCAAGATGATGACGCTCTATCTCCTGTTCGAGGCGATGGAGTCCGGCCGCGTCACCAAGGAAACGCAGATCCCCGTCTCCGACCACGCCGCCTCGCAGCCGCCGACCAAGATGCGCTTCCGGCGCGGCGAAACGATCGACGTCGATTCCGCCATCCGCGCCATCGTCGTCAAATCCGCCAATGACGTGGCGGTGGCGGTCGGCGAATATCTCGGCGGCTCCGAAGACCGGTTCGCCGCCATGATGACATCCAAGGCGCGCTCGCTCGGCATGACCAGCACCACTTTCCGCAACGCCTCGGGCCTGCCCGACGACGGCCAGATGACCACCGCGCGCGACATGGCGGTGCTCGGCATGGCGCTGCGCCAGCGCTTCCCCCAGCATTTCCACTATTTCTCCGAAAGCGACTTCATGTTCCGCGGCAGGCTGGTGCGCGGCCACAACGACATGCTCGGCCGCGTGCGCGGCGTCGACGGCATCAAGACCGGCTACATCAGGGCCTCCGGCTTCAACATAGTCACCTCCTACAATGCCGACGGCCGCCAGCTGATCGTGGTGGTGATGGGCGCCGACTCGGCCCGCCAGCGCAACGACCATGTCGAAGCGCTGATCCAGCGCAGCCTGTCGCCGACCACGGCCGACAGCAAGACCAGGCTGATGTTCGCCGAACAGCAGTAA
- a CDS encoding DUF1003 domain-containing protein: protein MSTVPKAPEQQAADTENDSGGEYFEAPITPEDLHEVSDEHFDTPEVPDSEPSGPGASRIKPKKKPSAISGRKFHKRDLVRIDTLRPSLADRIRSDHPDLPRGARISREELGRYRMRYMEELLQQEHGEFSELDRQVVESIARQDTISENSEEEFEEHRTFPDRVSDNMAAFGGSWWFLISFATVLLVWIGINLFEGLNGAFDPYPFILLNLLLSCIAAIQAPVIMMSQKRQEVKDRLRSFNEYRVNLKAELEVRHLHEKLDYLISRQWTRLAEMQQMQLDAMNELAGTKKVKRAVRGRRVVKSEAGE from the coding sequence ATGAGCACCGTCCCCAAGGCACCCGAGCAGCAGGCGGCGGACACTGAAAACGACAGCGGCGGTGAATATTTCGAGGCGCCGATCACGCCGGAAGATTTGCACGAGGTTTCGGACGAGCACTTCGACACGCCGGAAGTGCCTGACTCCGAACCATCCGGTCCCGGCGCGTCACGCATAAAGCCCAAGAAAAAACCGTCGGCGATCTCGGGCCGCAAATTCCACAAGCGCGACCTGGTGCGCATCGACACGCTGCGCCCGAGCCTCGCCGACCGCATCCGCTCCGACCATCCGGACCTGCCCAGGGGCGCCCGCATCAGCCGCGAGGAGCTCGGCCGCTACCGCATGCGCTACATGGAGGAACTGCTGCAGCAGGAACACGGCGAATTCTCCGAGCTCGACCGCCAGGTGGTGGAATCGATCGCCAGGCAGGACACGATTTCCGAAAACTCTGAAGAAGAATTCGAGGAGCACCGCACCTTCCCCGACCGCGTCTCCGACAACATGGCCGCCTTCGGCGGCAGCTGGTGGTTCCTGATCTCGTTTGCCACCGTGCTTTTGGTCTGGATCGGCATCAACCTGTTCGAGGGCTTGAACGGCGCCTTCGACCCCTATCCCTTCATCCTGCTCAACCTGCTGCTCTCCTGCATCGCGGCCATCCAGGCGCCGGTCATCATGATGAGCCAGAAGCGCCAGGAGGTGAAAGACCGCCTGCGCTCCTTCAACGAATACCGCGTCAACCTCAAAGCCGAGCTCGAAGTGCGCCATCTGCACGAAAAACTCGACTACCTCATCTCGCGCCAATGGACGCGGTTGGCCGAGATGCAGCAGATGCAGCTCGATGCCATGAACGAGCTGGCGGGTACGAAGAAGGTGAAGCGGGCCGTGCGGGGGAGACGGGTGGTGAAGAGTGAGGCAGGAGAGTGA